The nucleotide window TCCTCCAGGTCGTCCTTCGCGGCCAGCCGCGAGAGCGAGTCGTCGATCGCCTCGAAGCCGTTGTCCAGGAACTCCCGTTCGATGTCGCGCATCACCACGTCGTAGCCGGCGGTCGCCGCGACCTGTGCGATGCCGTTGCCCATCGTCCCCGCCCCGATGACGGCGACCGTCTCGATGTCCGAGCGTCCGCGCATACGTTGTGATGCCGGCGGGGGGAGCCGTAAGGGTAGCGAAGGTCCCCCACGCCGTCCGATGTATCACCGTCGGTAGCGGTTCGCTGGATCCCCGCTGAACACCCCCTCGTTGGGTCGGGAACACGGGGACGGAGGAGGGGTGCGTCGGACAAATTATTCGATGGCGATAACCGGCACAGAAAGGTTAAGAACCAGGGCGCCAAGGCTTCCGCAACTGGTGAGCGCCCGTGACCGATGATGCACCCGACCCAACCGACATCAAGTACGTCGGACCGGCGACTGCCGCGGTGCTGGCCGACGCGCCGTTCGACGCCGCGGACGTTCGCGCCAAGAGCGTCTCGTTCCGCATGCTCATCGACGCGAGCGTGAACCCGGGCGTCGCGGCGCGGATCCGTCGCGAGCACTCGCTCTCCTGGTCGTTCAACTCGGAGGACTCGGAGGACCTGCGGCGCCGGTCCGCCCAGGTCCGCGGACTCGGCGATGCCGAACGGGCCTGGGTCGCCGCCGCCTCGGACGACTGGAGCGAGCGCGACCTCACACCGGTCGAGGGCGACGACGGCGAGGCGGCGTGGGTCGCCGCCTCAGCCGCGAACGCGGAGCAGGCGGCGGAGGCCGACGGGTCTGGCGATCCGGTCGCCGCGGAGTCGGCCTGGCGCGACCGCTCGCGTCCGACCCCGCTCACCGAACTCGACGGCGTCGACGAGGAGACGATCGCCGACCTCGCGGAGGCGGGCATCACCTCTGTCAGGTCGCTCTCGGCGGCGAACCCTGGGGAGGTCGCCGAGGCCCTGGACCGCGACGCCGACCGCGTCACGAACCTCCGGGACGCGGCCAGCGAGTACCTCGGGTGAGCGACGGGACGGGAAGGCGTAATTCGATTCCGAGTTAATTTCACACCACGCGTCACCGGACGCTTTATGTGAAACGAAGCGCCATCACTCAACGACATGCTTCCCCACGCGGACGACGCCATAACCCGTGACGGCAAGGCCCTCATCCTCGCGTACGACCACGGCCTGGAGCACGGGCCGGTGGACTTCGAGCCGAACCCGGACACCGCCGACCCCGAGGCGGTGTGGGACCTCGCGACCCACGACGCCGTGTCCGCGTTCGCGGTCCAGAAGGGGATCGCCGAGGCGTACTACCCGTCCTACTCGGACGACGTATCGCTGCTCGCGAAGCTCAACGGCACGTCGAACATGTGGATGGGCGAACCGGACTCGGCGGTGAACTGGTCGGCCGAGTACGCCGCCGACCTCGGCGCGGACGCGATCGGCTTCACGCTGTACGGCGGGTCGAACTACGAGGTCGAGATGGCCGAGGAGTTCCGGGAGGCCCAGGAGACCGCCCGCGAGCACGACATGGGCGTCGTGATGTGGTCGTACCCGCGCGGACAGGGGATGAAGAACGACACCGCCGCGGACACCATCGCGTACGCGGCCCGGCAAGGGCTCGAACTCGGCGCCGACATCGCGAAGGTGAAGTACCCCGGCTCGGGCGAGGCGATGGCCCAG belongs to Halorarum halophilum and includes:
- a CDS encoding class I fructose-bisphosphate aldolase, with the translated sequence MLPHADDAITRDGKALILAYDHGLEHGPVDFEPNPDTADPEAVWDLATHDAVSAFAVQKGIAEAYYPSYSDDVSLLAKLNGTSNMWMGEPDSAVNWSAEYAADLGADAIGFTLYGGSNYEVEMAEEFREAQETAREHDMGVVMWSYPRGQGMKNDTAADTIAYAARQGLELGADIAKVKYPGSGEAMAQACEMAAPTKVVMSGGSKTDDAAFLSTVESAISNGAAGLAVGRNVFQRENPIEILDALEAVIYDGKTAKEAIELTGDAALADD
- a CDS encoding DUF7409 domain-containing protein, yielding MTDDAPDPTDIKYVGPATAAVLADAPFDAADVRAKSVSFRMLIDASVNPGVAARIRREHSLSWSFNSEDSEDLRRRSAQVRGLGDAERAWVAAASDDWSERDLTPVEGDDGEAAWVAASAANAEQAAEADGSGDPVAAESAWRDRSRPTPLTELDGVDEETIADLAEAGITSVRSLSAANPGEVAEALDRDADRVTNLRDAASEYLG